One Paracoccaceae bacterium genomic region harbors:
- a CDS encoding YdiU family protein — protein sequence MTLHSPSVPPFGFSHSYAEALPGGYVEIAPDPAPMPRLVWWNAGLAEALGLPHGAEAAGGLVISGAALPPDARPIAQAYAGHQFGGFSPQLGDGRAHLLGEVTPPGGGRFDIALKGSGRTPFSRGGDGRAVLGPMLREALVSEAMAALGIPTTRTLGVATTGRGVWREAEMPGAAMARVAASHIRVGTFQFFAARGDRDRLARLLAHAVARHDPDLAAGDALGFLDRVAGRQAALIARWMGVGFIHGVMNTDNMAVSGETIDYGPCAFLEGYDPGAVYSSIDHQGRYAYGNQPGILVWNLARLAEALLPLIDADADRAVDRAMAVLEGVAARYRAAWEAVMRRKLGLTGEEPDDGALADGFLQALAARGAGGQGADFTLAFRRLAEAAEGDAAPLRLRLADPAALDGWLPRWRDRLARSAPDAAARLRAANPVHVPRNHLVEEALAAATAGDMAPFHALMAAVTDPFTESPGRTRLALPAPEGFDGAYRTFCGT from the coding sequence TGCCCCGGCTGGTGTGGTGGAATGCCGGTCTTGCCGAGGCGCTGGGCCTGCCGCACGGGGCAGAGGCAGCGGGCGGGCTGGTGATTTCCGGCGCGGCGCTGCCGCCCGACGCGCGGCCCATCGCGCAGGCCTATGCCGGGCACCAGTTCGGCGGCTTCTCGCCGCAGCTGGGCGACGGGCGCGCGCATCTGCTGGGCGAGGTGACGCCGCCCGGCGGCGGGCGGTTCGACATCGCGCTGAAGGGGTCGGGGCGCACCCCGTTCTCGCGCGGCGGCGACGGCCGCGCGGTGCTGGGCCCGATGCTGCGCGAGGCGCTGGTGTCCGAGGCGATGGCGGCGCTGGGCATTCCGACGACCCGCACGCTGGGCGTGGCCACCACCGGGCGCGGTGTCTGGCGCGAGGCCGAGATGCCGGGCGCGGCGATGGCGCGGGTGGCGGCCAGCCACATCCGGGTGGGCACCTTCCAGTTCTTCGCGGCGCGTGGCGACCGGGACCGGCTGGCGCGCCTGCTGGCACATGCCGTCGCGCGCCATGACCCCGACCTTGCCGCCGGGGATGCGCTGGGGTTTCTCGACCGGGTGGCGGGACGGCAGGCGGCGCTGATCGCGCGGTGGATGGGGGTGGGCTTCATTCACGGGGTGATGAACACCGACAACATGGCGGTGTCGGGCGAGACCATCGACTATGGTCCCTGCGCCTTCCTGGAGGGTTATGACCCCGGCGCCGTCTATTCCTCGATCGACCATCAGGGCCGCTATGCCTACGGCAACCAGCCGGGCATCCTGGTCTGGAACCTTGCCCGCCTGGCCGAGGCGCTGCTGCCGCTGATCGATGCGGATGCGGACCGCGCGGTGGATCGTGCCATGGCGGTGCTGGAGGGCGTCGCCGCCCGCTATCGCGCGGCGTGGGAGGCGGTGATGCGCCGCAAGCTGGGGCTGACGGGCGAGGAGCCAGACGACGGCGCGCTGGCCGACGGCTTCCTTCAGGCGCTGGCGGCGCGGGGCGCGGGCGGGCAGGGCGCGGATTTCACGCTGGCCTTCCGCAGGCTGGCCGAGGCGGCCGAGGGCGATGCCGCGCCGCTGCGGCTGCGGCTGGCCGATCCGGCGGCGCTGGACGGCTGGCTGCCGCGCTGGCGCGACCGGCTGGCACGTTCGGCCCCGGATGCGGCGGCGCGGCTGCGCGCGGCGAACCCGGTCCATGTGCCGCGCAATCATCTGGTGGAAGAGGCGCTCGCGGCGGCCACGGCGGGCGACATGGCGCCATTCCATGCCCTGATGGCGGCGGTGACCGACCCGTTCACCGAAAGCCCGGGGCGGACACGCCTTGCGCTGCCCGCACCGGAGGGATTTGACGGCGCCTATCGCACATTCTGCGGCACCTGA
- a CDS encoding helix-turn-helix domain-containing protein: MAKNRTAPNTLPAWLPDALRHYLRHTETGQSFREIARIEGCAASTVMRQVRRFESRRDDPLWDEALSALSGSRPAAPPARKDAPTMSAPIRTAPVAMDAATIAAEAPRILRRLAEPGAFLAIAPDMDRAAVLKALSDGRSVRTAVVERAVAQGFALRDWIACRKPGRIATYEITSAGRAALRRMIDDDGTAPPGMAEAATPFADQHRTWDERPIAGPDGPRRMRYNLAESPVAVLGRRRDKDGKPFLEPALVVAAERLREDFELAQMGPRVTQNWERFLTGGDRGSFRPEAGRAEGPQNARDRVAAALRDLGPGLGDVCLRCCCFLEGLEVAEKRMGWAARSGKIVLRIALIRLKRHYDETYGPAGPLIG, from the coding sequence ATGGCCAAGAACCGGACCGCGCCGAACACCCTGCCAGCATGGCTTCCCGATGCCCTGCGGCACTACCTGCGCCATACCGAAACGGGTCAGTCGTTCCGGGAAATCGCCCGGATCGAAGGCTGCGCCGCCTCGACCGTGATGCGCCAGGTGCGCCGGTTCGAGAGCCGCCGCGACGATCCGCTGTGGGACGAGGCGCTGTCCGCCCTGTCCGGCAGCCGCCCTGCCGCCCCCCCAGCCAGAAAGGATGCCCCCACGATGTCAGCCCCGATCCGCACCGCGCCGGTCGCGATGGATGCCGCCACGATCGCCGCCGAGGCGCCGCGCATCCTGCGCCGCCTGGCCGAACCCGGCGCGTTCCTGGCCATCGCCCCCGACATGGACCGCGCGGCGGTGCTGAAGGCCCTGTCGGACGGCCGGTCGGTGCGCACCGCGGTGGTCGAGCGCGCGGTGGCGCAGGGCTTTGCGCTGCGCGACTGGATCGCCTGCCGCAAGCCCGGCCGCATCGCCACCTACGAGATCACCTCGGCGGGCCGGGCCGCCCTGCGCCGGATGATCGACGACGACGGCACCGCCCCCCCCGGCATGGCCGAGGCCGCCACCCCGTTTGCCGACCAGCACCGCACCTGGGACGAACGCCCCATCGCAGGCCCGGACGGCCCGCGCCGGATGCGCTACAACCTGGCGGAAAGCCCTGTCGCGGTGCTGGGGCGGCGCCGCGACAAGGACGGCAAGCCGTTTCTGGAGCCTGCACTCGTCGTCGCGGCAGAACGCCTGCGCGAGGATTTCGAACTCGCCCAGATGGGGCCGCGGGTCACGCAGAACTGGGAACGGTTCCTGACCGGCGGCGACCGCGGCTCGTTCCGTCCCGAGGCGGGCCGCGCCGAGGGCCCGCAGAACGCACGCGACCGCGTGGCGGCGGCGCTGCGCGATCTGGGGCCGGGCCTGGGCGACGTCTGCCTGCGCTGCTGCTGTTTCCTCGAGGGGCTTGAGGTTGCGGAAAAGCGCATGGGATGGGCCGCACGCTCGGGCAAGATCGTGCTGCGCATCGCGCTGATCCGCCTCAAGCGGCACTATGACGAAACCTATGGCCCGGCCGGGCCGCTGATCGGCTAG